Proteins from a single region of Verrucomicrobiia bacterium:
- a CDS encoding HD domain-containing phosphohydrolase — MRAKPAAVKPPAPVSEKGLDLKRELVNGFFVLFRTAELYAATHPSYQKQAEHFFATVNGLLEGEGNVLLETLDGHLFVNDARLKFDFEGFAASKFVVGLLASHNLGGFSFEAGISREELDRFVALFKKPPEELDGLPDLLAREQITHIVPKQKAEKEDPKKIEKLEGSRAAARKTFATAVSLVETTMAAARTGKGANLNAAKRVVQELVDQIMSDEAALMELAALKHYDNYTYAHSVNVAVLSISLGVRLGLDKKTLALLGFGALFHDIGKVKLPADLINKPSEYNEEDWKQMRRHPVLGAKTVILTRGTDEYTGRAAEIAFLHHVNQDKTGYPVLTEKRVPGVFPMIVKICDTFNALSSGRIYFAKPFSPDEVIQKMIAGIGTQYDPLLLKIFVSTVGVFPIGSLVLLDTGEVGIVYKTNPENIYRPKVRVIAGPSGQTSDFQVVDLAERDQNSGQFVRNIKRLLNSHDYGIDLSKFLYV; from the coding sequence GTGAGAGCCAAACCGGCCGCCGTCAAACCCCCCGCACCCGTTTCGGAAAAGGGGCTTGACCTCAAGCGGGAGTTGGTGAACGGGTTTTTCGTTTTGTTCCGCACGGCCGAACTGTACGCCGCCACTCACCCCTCCTATCAAAAGCAGGCGGAGCATTTTTTTGCCACGGTAAACGGCCTTTTGGAGGGGGAGGGGAACGTCCTCTTGGAAACCCTGGACGGGCATTTGTTCGTCAACGACGCCCGCTTGAAGTTCGATTTCGAGGGGTTTGCCGCCAGCAAGTTCGTGGTGGGGCTTCTGGCCTCCCACAACCTGGGGGGGTTTTCTTTCGAGGCGGGGATTTCCCGCGAAGAGCTGGACCGCTTCGTGGCGCTCTTCAAAAAACCGCCCGAGGAGCTGGACGGGCTCCCGGACCTGCTTGCCCGGGAGCAGATCACCCACATCGTTCCCAAGCAGAAAGCTGAGAAGGAAGACCCCAAAAAGATTGAGAAGCTGGAGGGGTCCCGCGCCGCCGCCCGCAAGACCTTCGCCACGGCCGTTTCCTTGGTGGAGACCACGATGGCCGCGGCGCGCACCGGCAAGGGGGCCAACTTGAACGCCGCCAAGCGGGTGGTGCAGGAGCTGGTGGACCAGATTATGTCCGACGAGGCGGCCTTGATGGAGCTGGCGGCCTTGAAGCATTACGACAACTACACCTACGCCCACTCGGTCAATGTGGCGGTTTTGTCCATTTCACTCGGCGTCCGCCTGGGGCTGGATAAAAAAACTTTGGCCCTTCTCGGATTCGGAGCGCTCTTCCACGACATTGGCAAAGTCAAACTGCCGGCCGATTTGATCAACAAGCCCTCCGAATACAACGAGGAGGACTGGAAACAAATGCGGCGGCATCCCGTTCTGGGGGCCAAGACCGTGATTTTGACCCGCGGCACGGACGAGTACACCGGCCGGGCGGCGGAGATCGCCTTTCTGCACCACGTCAACCAGGACAAGACCGGCTATCCGGTTTTGACGGAAAAACGGGTGCCGGGTGTTTTTCCGATGATCGTCAAGATCTGCGACACTTTCAACGCCCTTTCCTCCGGGCGGATTTATTTTGCCAAGCCGTTTTCCCCGGACGAGGTGATCCAGAAGATGATCGCCGGAATCGGGACCCAGTACGACCCGTTGCTCTTGAAAATCTTCGTCTCCACCGTCGGTGTCTTCCCCATCGGGTCGCTGGTGCTTTTGGACACCGGCGAGGTGGGGATCGTCTATAAAACCAACCCGGAAAACATTTACCGTCCCAAGGTGCGGGTGATTGCCGGTCCCTCCGGCCAAACTTCCGATTTTCAGGTGGTGGACCTGGCGGAGCGGGACCAGAACTCCGGCCAGTTCGTCCGGAACATCAAGCGGTTGCTCAACTCCCACGACTACGGGATTGATTTGAGCAAGTTCCTCTACGTTTAA
- a CDS encoding deoxyguanosinetriphosphate triphosphohydrolase gives MVKPLIFPEEKILAPYAAHSAQSRGRMHPEPEHPYRSPFQRDRERIVHSTAFRRLEYKTQVFVNLEGDLYRTRLTHTIEVSQIARSAARAMGLNEDLAEAIALVHDLGHTPFGHTGEEILNDLTAEAGGFSHNRQSLRVVDWLEQKYPDFLGLNLTYEVREGIVKHKTATKLPVPKEFHPEEQPTLECDLVDLADEIAYNCHDVDDGLTSGILTPEQVKTLPVWKNLESSALRKFKQLPFARLQSHVVREMINREVNDLVTTSLEAIEKRKIRSLTDVRKAPKSPLGFSEGMKKENKELRAFLNENFYRHHRLVRMADKAKRIIADLFSAYVRNPDLLPPGTRARLKKEGAKRAAADYIAGMTDRYAILEHQRLFDPAERV, from the coding sequence ATGGTAAAGCCGCTCATTTTTCCGGAAGAAAAAATCCTGGCGCCCTATGCCGCCCACTCGGCACAAAGCCGCGGCCGCATGCACCCGGAGCCGGAGCATCCCTACCGTTCCCCCTTCCAGCGGGACCGGGAACGGATTGTCCATTCGACCGCCTTCCGGCGGCTGGAATACAAAACGCAGGTCTTCGTCAATTTGGAAGGGGATTTATACCGCACCCGGCTGACCCACACCATCGAGGTTTCCCAAATTGCCCGCTCGGCGGCAAGGGCGATGGGGTTGAACGAGGATTTAGCGGAGGCGATTGCGCTGGTGCACGATTTGGGGCACACCCCCTTCGGCCACACGGGGGAGGAAATTTTGAACGATTTGACCGCCGAGGCCGGCGGCTTCTCCCACAACCGCCAGTCCCTGCGGGTGGTGGACTGGCTGGAACAGAAATATCCGGATTTTTTGGGGCTGAATTTGACCTACGAGGTGCGGGAGGGAATCGTCAAGCACAAAACCGCAACCAAGCTCCCCGTGCCGAAGGAATTTCACCCCGAGGAGCAGCCCACGCTGGAATGCGACCTGGTCGACCTGGCGGATGAAATCGCCTACAACTGCCACGACGTCGACGACGGCCTCACCTCCGGAATTTTGACCCCGGAGCAGGTGAAAACCTTGCCCGTTTGGAAAAATCTGGAAAGCTCCGCCCTCCGGAAATTCAAACAGCTACCCTTTGCCCGCCTGCAAAGCCACGTCGTGCGGGAGATGATAAACCGGGAAGTGAACGACTTGGTGACGACCTCGCTGGAGGCGATTGAAAAGCGGAAAATCCGGAGTTTAACCGACGTTAGAAAAGCTCCAAAAAGCCCGCTCGGGTTTTCGGAAGGGATGAAGAAAGAGAACAAGGAGCTGCGGGCCTTTTTGAACGAAAATTTCTACCGCCACCACCGCTTGGTGCGAATGGCGGACAAGGCCAAACGGATTATTGCCGACCTCTTTTCCGCTTATGTTCGCAACCCCGACCTGCTCCCCCCCGGCACCCGCGCCCGGTTGAAAAAGGAGGGAGCAAAGCGGGCCGCCGCCGACTACATCGCCGGAATGACCGACCGCTATGCAATTTTGGAACACCAAAGATTATTCGACCCGGCCGAGCGGGTCTGA
- a CDS encoding O-methyltransferase produces the protein MPKIWPLLYQGLDEYLLKVTPAREPVLQEMEALAKEKDFPIIGPLVGRFLYQLAHLTKARRILELGSGYGYSAFWFARAIGARGHIFCTEGDAENARRARDFFKKGKIKTQIEYRIGDALKLAAKIPGKFDIILCDIDKWEYPAVAPFAEKRLKKGGVLVTDNLLWSAQVLDENPDEDTKGILEFTKKLYASRHFFTTILPLRDGVSVSIRL, from the coding sequence ATGCCGAAAATCTGGCCGCTTTTGTATCAGGGATTGGATGAATATCTACTCAAAGTTACGCCCGCGCGGGAGCCGGTGCTTCAAGAAATGGAAGCACTGGCCAAGGAGAAAGATTTTCCCATAATCGGGCCTCTGGTGGGGCGGTTTCTGTACCAGCTGGCGCATTTAACCAAAGCCCGGCGGATTCTGGAACTAGGGAGCGGGTATGGTTATTCCGCTTTCTGGTTTGCGCGGGCCATCGGCGCGCGGGGGCATATTTTCTGCACGGAAGGGGATGCCGAAAACGCCCGGCGGGCGCGGGATTTTTTCAAAAAAGGGAAAATCAAGACGCAGATAGAATACCGCATCGGGGATGCTTTGAAGCTGGCGGCCAAAATACCGGGGAAGTTTGACATCATCTTGTGCGACATTGACAAGTGGGAATACCCGGCCGTGGCGCCGTTTGCCGAAAAGCGGCTGAAAAAAGGGGGCGTTTTGGTCACCGACAACCTGCTTTGGAGCGCGCAGGTTCTGGACGAAAATCCGGACGAGGATACCAAAGGGATTCTGGAGTTCACCAAAAAGTTGTACGCCAGCAGGCATTTTTTCACCACCATACTCCCCCTGCGGGACGGGGTTTCGGTCTCCATCCGGCTTTAA
- the nth gene encoding endonuclease III produces the protein MKIKSWKETPEEKKKRAKKIIALLAKAYPEAKCSLDHKNPLQLLVATILSAQCTDKRVNLVTPALFARFKTAKDYAEASLPELEKYIRTTGFYRNKAKSLKAMGQALVERHGGKVPRTMEEMIRLPGVGRKTANVVLGTGYGIASGVVVDTHVSRIAARLGLSPASTPEKMERHLMEVIPKKDWILFPHQIIHHGRAVCKAQRPNCPGCVLNRLCPSSTA, from the coding sequence GTGAAAATCAAAAGCTGGAAAGAGACGCCGGAGGAGAAAAAGAAGCGGGCGAAAAAGATTATCGCCCTGCTGGCCAAGGCCTATCCGGAGGCGAAATGCTCGCTCGATCATAAAAATCCCCTGCAGCTTCTGGTGGCCACCATCCTTTCCGCGCAGTGCACGGACAAGCGGGTGAATTTGGTGACGCCGGCTTTGTTTGCCCGCTTCAAGACCGCCAAAGATTACGCCGAGGCCAGTTTGCCGGAGCTGGAAAAATACATCCGCACGACCGGGTTTTACCGCAACAAGGCGAAAAGCTTGAAGGCGATGGGGCAGGCGCTCGTCGAACGGCACGGCGGAAAAGTACCCAGAACGATGGAGGAAATGATTCGCCTGCCCGGCGTGGGACGCAAGACGGCGAACGTCGTACTAGGCACCGGCTACGGCATTGCCTCCGGAGTCGTCGTCGATACCCACGTTTCCCGCATTGCCGCGCGACTGGGGCTTTCACCCGCTTCCACGCCGGAAAAGATGGAAAGGCATTTGATGGAAGTGATCCCGAAGAAGGATTGGATTTTGTTTCCACACCAAATCATCCACCACGGCCGGGCGGTTTGCAAAGCCCAGCGCCCGAACTGTCCGGGGTGCGTGTTGAACAGGCTGTGCCCGTCGTCAACCGCATGA
- a CDS encoding pitrilysin family protein, whose translation MKTKIWILTLSAALLASGFVYAQHGRPAEGGTKKDPAKVSPGSKKLEALKYRDLVWTVPEIGKEVKKLTLANGMTLYLYPDHALPVFNVQAIIRTGEIYEPAEKSGLARLCGTVMRTGGTKNLSPDSLNAELEFMAGSVETGIGTEQGSASLNVLSKDIDRGLEIFADVLMNPEFRQDKFDLAKDQIKEQIRRRNDQPGSILAREFTSRIYGGHPYGRILEWETVKKLTREDLINWHKTYFAPNNVMLGISGDFDAEKVVEKIKKVFAKWEKKSINFPSIPKVAEKPAPGIYVVDKPNLNQTNLTMGHLGVDFTNPDIYALNVMNYILGGGGFTSRLTSRVRSDLGLAYSVGSQFNTGSRDLGTFAATCQTKTETTHKAAAEMLAVIKAMREAPVTEEELKTAKDAYINRFVFQFTSAGAVVGQLMGLDYFGRDPKFFNNYLDNVRKVTVEDVFRVAKTYLKPENLTMVVVGNVSGFDGDLSDLGSTTKVALTPPSVD comes from the coding sequence TTGAAAACCAAAATCTGGATACTGACGCTTTCTGCCGCCCTGTTGGCCTCGGGCTTTGTCTACGCCCAGCACGGCCGCCCCGCCGAAGGCGGAACCAAAAAAGACCCGGCGAAGGTCTCCCCCGGGTCCAAAAAACTGGAGGCCTTGAAATACCGCGACCTGGTCTGGACCGTGCCGGAAATCGGCAAGGAAGTCAAGAAGCTGACTTTGGCCAACGGCATGACCCTCTATCTGTACCCCGACCACGCCCTGCCGGTCTTCAACGTGCAGGCCATTATTCGCACGGGTGAAATTTACGAGCCGGCCGAAAAATCCGGCCTTGCGCGCCTCTGCGGCACCGTGATGCGCACCGGGGGGACGAAAAATTTGAGCCCGGATTCCTTGAACGCCGAGCTGGAGTTTATGGCCGGCTCGGTGGAAACCGGCATCGGCACGGAGCAGGGGAGCGCCTCCCTGAACGTGCTTTCCAAGGACATCGACCGCGGGCTGGAAATCTTCGCCGACGTTTTGATGAACCCCGAATTTCGGCAGGACAAATTCGATTTGGCCAAAGACCAGATAAAAGAGCAAATCCGCCGCCGCAACGACCAGCCCGGCTCCATCTTGGCCCGCGAATTCACCAGCCGCATTTATGGCGGCCACCCCTATGGCCGCATTTTGGAATGGGAAACGGTCAAAAAACTGACCCGCGAGGATTTGATTAACTGGCACAAGACCTATTTTGCCCCCAACAACGTGATGCTGGGAATCTCCGGCGATTTCGACGCCGAAAAAGTGGTGGAAAAAATCAAAAAAGTCTTTGCCAAATGGGAAAAGAAAAGTATAAACTTTCCTTCAATTCCCAAAGTGGCCGAAAAACCCGCCCCCGGCATCTACGTGGTGGACAAGCCGAACTTGAACCAGACCAATCTGACAATGGGGCATCTGGGGGTGGATTTCACCAACCCGGATATCTACGCCCTAAACGTGATGAACTACATTTTGGGGGGCGGCGGCTTCACCTCGCGGCTGACCTCCCGCGTCCGCTCCGATTTGGGTCTTGCCTATTCCGTCGGCTCCCAGTTCAACACCGGCTCGCGCGATTTGGGCACCTTCGCCGCCACCTGCCAGACCAAGACCGAAACGACTCACAAGGCCGCCGCCGAAATGCTGGCGGTGATAAAGGCGATGCGCGAAGCCCCCGTGACAGAAGAGGAGCTGAAAACGGCCAAAGATGCCTACATCAACCGTTTCGTTTTCCAGTTCACCTCCGCGGGGGCCGTGGTGGGGCAGTTGATGGGGCTGGACTATTTCGGCCGCGACCCGAAATTTTTCAACAATTACCTGGACAACGTCCGCAAAGTGACGGTTGAGGATGTTTTCCGCGTCGCCAAAACCTACTTAAAACCGGAAAATTTGACGATGGTGGTCGTCGGCAACGTCTCCGGCTTCGACGGCGATTTGTCCGACTTGGGCTCCACCACCAAAGTGGCTTTAACGCCCCCTTCAGTAGATTAG
- a CDS encoding pitrilysin family protein, which translates to MFKRVTALSWALLFLLFSFAWGKVTLDVKEKTLKNGLKLLVVENHTAPVVSCMMRFKVGSVDERPGITGTAHLLEHMLFKGTKQIGTTNYEAEVPIMKKIDSLAVLLRAEQNKLQNVLWGGDSAKIKFLREEIAKWQDQQRKYIIKDELWETYLENGGTGLNASTGNDRTQYYVSLPANRLELWAWLESDRLRSPVLREFYSERDVVFEERRLRTDTQPFGKLFEQFNALAFAAHPYGWPVVGWPGDLKTVMREEVEAFFKQYYAPNNAIMAIVGDVRAEEVFAMMTRYFEDIPPFPEPPRPVFTDEPKQEGERRGEVEFEANPLLAIGYMAREIAHPDNEVLDVTAAVLSQGRTSRLYKKIVEEKKLAVNISADNSSSRYPDLFYITATPLAPHTPAEIEAAVYEELERLKTEPVSQWELDKVKNQLDANFIRSLSSNTGIAFGLVEVTALTGDWRYLLQNIENMKKVTPDDIMRVAQKYFTKSNRTVVTLVTKEKSPSAKL; encoded by the coding sequence ATGTTTAAACGCGTAACGGCCTTATCCTGGGCCCTCCTTTTCCTGCTTTTTTCCTTTGCATGGGGGAAAGTCACCCTGGACGTCAAGGAAAAAACCTTGAAAAACGGGCTCAAACTGCTGGTGGTGGAAAACCACACCGCCCCCGTGGTCTCCTGCATGATGCGCTTCAAAGTCGGCTCCGTGGACGAGCGCCCCGGCATCACCGGCACAGCCCACCTTCTGGAGCACATGCTCTTCAAGGGAACCAAACAGATTGGCACCACCAACTACGAGGCCGAAGTCCCGATTATGAAAAAAATCGACTCCCTGGCCGTCCTTTTGCGCGCCGAGCAGAACAAGCTGCAAAACGTCCTCTGGGGAGGGGACTCCGCCAAAATCAAATTCCTTCGGGAGGAAATCGCCAAATGGCAGGATCAGCAGAGAAAATACATCATCAAAGACGAGCTCTGGGAAACCTATCTCGAAAACGGAGGCACCGGCCTGAACGCTTCCACCGGCAACGACCGCACCCAGTACTATGTCTCGTTGCCCGCCAACCGGCTGGAGCTCTGGGCCTGGCTGGAATCGGACCGCCTGCGCAGCCCCGTCCTGCGGGAGTTCTACTCCGAGCGGGACGTGGTGTTTGAGGAAAGGCGGCTGCGGACGGACACCCAGCCCTTCGGCAAGCTGTTCGAGCAGTTCAACGCGCTGGCCTTCGCCGCCCACCCCTACGGCTGGCCGGTGGTCGGCTGGCCGGGGGATTTGAAAACCGTGATGCGCGAGGAGGTGGAAGCGTTCTTCAAGCAGTATTACGCCCCTAACAACGCGATTATGGCCATCGTCGGGGATGTCCGTGCCGAGGAAGTTTTTGCGATGATGACCCGCTACTTCGAGGATATCCCCCCCTTTCCCGAGCCGCCGCGGCCGGTCTTTACGGACGAGCCCAAGCAAGAAGGGGAGCGTCGGGGGGAAGTGGAATTTGAAGCCAACCCCCTACTGGCCATCGGCTACATGGCCCGCGAGATTGCCCATCCGGATAACGAGGTTCTGGATGTTACCGCCGCCGTTTTATCGCAGGGGCGTACCAGCCGGCTCTACAAAAAAATCGTGGAGGAGAAAAAGCTCGCGGTGAATATCAGCGCCGATAACTCCTCCTCCCGCTATCCCGATTTGTTCTACATAACGGCGACCCCCCTCGCCCCCCACACCCCGGCGGAAATCGAAGCGGCGGTCTACGAGGAGCTCGAACGGCTGAAAACCGAGCCGGTTTCGCAGTGGGAGCTGGACAAGGTCAAAAACCAGCTGGACGCCAACTTCATTCGATCCTTGTCGTCCAACACCGGCATCGCTTTCGGCTTGGTGGAGGTGACCGCCCTCACCGGCGACTGGCGCTATTTGCTGCAGAATATTGAGAACATGAAAAAAGTGACCCCCGATGACATTATGCGAGTGGCCCAAAAATATTTCACTAAATCCAACCGCACGGTGGTGACCTTGGTTACCAAGGAAAAATCCCCCAGCGCCAAACTGTAA
- a CDS encoding redoxin domain-containing protein: protein MKKLLLIAMGFGLAASAVLGQAKEEKNYQASKPQETNKAEVSVPDVGEKAPDFQLPVATKDTIFEEEKKLSEFLGKGPVVLAFYPADWSGGCTKEVCTLRDSFSEFEKLGATVIGISGDYVYSHKQWAAHHNLPFYLASDHLGKVSVQFASYNPESGYSKRTVYVLDKNGVVRYKNLAFKAGSDEDYKALKEAVAAAK from the coding sequence ATGAAAAAACTTTTGTTGATCGCGATGGGCTTCGGACTGGCGGCGAGCGCGGTTTTGGGGCAGGCAAAGGAGGAGAAAAATTACCAAGCCTCCAAGCCGCAGGAAACCAACAAAGCGGAGGTGAGCGTGCCGGACGTGGGAGAAAAGGCGCCGGATTTTCAATTGCCGGTGGCGACCAAGGACACCATTTTTGAGGAGGAGAAAAAGCTTTCCGAATTTCTGGGCAAAGGGCCGGTGGTTCTGGCCTTTTACCCGGCCGACTGGTCGGGGGGCTGCACCAAGGAGGTTTGCACGCTGCGGGACAGTTTTTCGGAATTCGAAAAACTGGGGGCCACCGTCATCGGCATCTCAGGCGATTATGTGTATTCCCACAAGCAATGGGCGGCCCATCATAATCTGCCGTTCTACCTCGCTTCCGACCATTTGGGAAAGGTCTCTGTACAATTTGCCAGCTACAATCCGGAATCGGGGTACAGCAAGCGGACGGTTTATGTCCTCGACAAAAACGGTGTGGTGCGCTACAAAAATCTGGCGTTCAAGGCCGGAAGCGACGAGGATTACAAGGCGTTGAAAGAGGCCGTGGCGGCCGCCAAATAG
- a CDS encoding SBBP repeat-containing protein, with product MKVDDSGNVYVAGYIGGSGSSWAVLKYNRNGDLEWLRQRPAADGWSFYLILDPAGNIYVSGGDPDYTIIKYDPQGNEIWVAKYDGPAGGRDRAHWMVIDKANNIYVTGGSADSSGERETAVIKYDPNGNQQWVARYNSPLNFQDPCGFIAVDNNKNVYVVGPCCIGGGELNTIKYDSLGQEKWVRTFKLWSNASRSLATKIRVDAFGNVIVTGGSTDSASALDFVTIKYDSLGNTLWMAQENGPTYSEDLVIVLDLDSVGNVYISGYSGNETATIKYDISGNKLWEHRYTGPTGSTMPSGIKVDKRGNVYVAGRTMGFGSRRDFMALKLDSMGNELWAAHYVGQDTSSDDLATFADFDEMGNVYITGRSDRNGQSDILTLKYATLPALKGDLNLDGVLTMADVVLMLNFAFLGDPFAAAPSAGDLNCDGKISPADAVIMLQIFFLSVSPPC from the coding sequence GTGAAAGTGGATGACAGCGGGAATGTTTACGTTGCCGGCTATATCGGCGGCAGCGGCTCAAGTTGGGCTGTATTAAAGTATAATCGAAATGGCGACCTCGAATGGCTTCGTCAACGCCCAGCTGCCGACGGCTGGTCATTCTACCTTATTTTGGATCCGGCGGGTAATATCTACGTCAGTGGGGGAGACCCCGATTACACGATTATTAAATACGACCCGCAAGGAAATGAAATTTGGGTGGCAAAATACGACGGACCCGCTGGGGGAAGGGATCGGGCTCACTGGATGGTTATCGATAAAGCAAATAATATCTATGTTACGGGAGGCTCGGCCGATTCCAGCGGAGAGCGGGAAACGGCAGTCATAAAATATGACCCCAATGGCAATCAACAATGGGTGGCACGCTACAACAGCCCGCTGAACTTCCAAGATCCGTGCGGCTTCATCGCAGTAGACAACAATAAAAACGTCTACGTTGTCGGCCCGTGCTGCATTGGGGGAGGGGAATTGAACACCATCAAGTACGATTCACTTGGGCAGGAAAAATGGGTCAGGACGTTTAAACTTTGGTCAAACGCGAGCCGAAGTTTGGCGACGAAGATACGGGTTGACGCTTTTGGAAATGTGATAGTCACCGGCGGCAGTACGGACAGCGCCAGTGCGCTCGACTTTGTTACCATTAAATACGATTCCCTTGGCAATACCCTTTGGATGGCACAGGAAAACGGGCCAACATACAGCGAGGATCTGGTGATCGTTCTGGATTTGGACTCCGTTGGAAATGTTTATATAAGCGGATACAGCGGGAACGAAACAGCCACCATCAAATATGATATCAGCGGCAACAAATTGTGGGAACATCGTTACACCGGCCCCACCGGTTCCACCATGCCTTCGGGAATTAAAGTGGATAAAAGAGGGAATGTCTATGTGGCTGGACGTACCATGGGATTTGGATCGAGGCGGGATTTTATGGCGCTCAAACTCGATTCGATGGGAAATGAGCTTTGGGCGGCACACTATGTTGGCCAAGATACTTCTTCTGATGATTTGGCCACGTTTGCAGATTTTGATGAGATGGGGAACGTTTATATAACCGGCAGGTCGGATCGAAACGGCCAATCAGATATTTTGACGCTTAAATATGCCACCCTTCCCGCCCTGAAAGGGGATTTGAATTTGGATGGGGTTTTAACGATGGCCGATGTGGTTTTAATGCTCAATTTTGCCTTTTTGGGAGACCCGTTTGCGGCGGCCCCCTCGGCGGGGGATTTGAACTGCGACGGGAAAATTTCCCCGGCGGATGCCGTGATTATGCTGCAGATTTTCTTTCTTTCGGTTTCGCCGCCCTGTTAG
- a CDS encoding Rieske (2Fe-2S) protein yields the protein MPPRFVKATTLRLLRERPIRSFKIGLFKSVTIFYAEGEVFATQGHCAHMHAPLLTGHLEGRELTCSWHGWRYDVSNGQCLTNEWAKLATYPVKIEGEEVYVGLPEEAAVEKLAEDWETG from the coding sequence ATGCCGCCGCGGTTCGTTAAGGCGACGACTCTCCGGCTTTTGCGGGAACGGCCGATACGGTCGTTCAAAATCGGGCTTTTCAAAAGCGTGACTATTTTTTACGCGGAAGGAGAGGTTTTTGCCACGCAGGGGCACTGCGCGCATATGCACGCACCGCTTTTGACCGGACACTTGGAAGGCAGAGAGCTTACCTGTTCCTGGCACGGGTGGCGGTATGATGTTTCCAACGGGCAATGTTTGACCAACGAGTGGGCGAAGCTGGCAACCTATCCGGTGAAAATCGAAGGGGAGGAGGTTTACGTCGGCCTGCCGGAGGAGGCGGCGGTCGAAAAGCTGGCGGAGGACTGGGAGACGGGGTGA
- a CDS encoding HDIG domain-containing protein — MSGNNFSIPREKSWELLCEYTKNENLRRHMLAVEAAVRAYAAKYGGDLELWGTVGLLHDFDYEQNPDPSSHPVKGSEILKERGYPEEVRHAILTHAEYLGLPRVTPLEKTLYACDELCGFIVAVALVMPNKKLAEVTVDSVKSKLKKKEFARKVSREDIQKGVEELGVPLDEHIATVLGALQGIADRIGL; from the coding sequence ATGAGCGGTAATAATTTTTCGATTCCGCGCGAGAAATCGTGGGAGTTGCTTTGCGAGTATACGAAAAACGAGAATTTGCGGCGGCATATGCTGGCGGTGGAGGCGGCGGTGCGGGCGTATGCCGCTAAATACGGCGGCGATTTGGAGCTTTGGGGGACGGTCGGGCTTTTGCACGATTTTGATTACGAGCAGAACCCCGACCCCTCCTCCCATCCGGTCAAAGGGTCGGAAATTCTAAAAGAGCGGGGGTATCCGGAAGAAGTGCGGCACGCCATTTTGACCCACGCGGAGTATCTGGGATTGCCGCGGGTGACCCCTTTGGAAAAGACGCTGTATGCCTGCGATGAGCTGTGCGGGTTCATCGTGGCGGTCGCCTTGGTAATGCCGAACAAAAAGCTGGCGGAAGTGACGGTGGATTCGGTGAAAAGCAAATTGAAAAAGAAGGAATTCGCCCGGAAGGTGAGCCGGGAGGATATTCAAAAAGGGGTCGAGGAATTGGGCGTTCCCCTTGATGAACACATTGCCACGGTTTTGGGGGCCTTGCAGGGGATTGCGGATAGAATCGGGTTATGA
- a CDS encoding DUF4149 domain-containing protein, which produces MTRLVGFLRGVENLLLGVWVGGLVFLAAFTAPVVFKAFESRAIAGSVVAVIIQKFSQMEYIFALLLFFVAIALLLVTEKNWVRTYSSIVLVLMFLFATLYAKVWRPQMSALRVQVTNFDIPAEQDTSHARREFEKLHRRYTALVSVNLLLGISILLLKGFETAGRRKQAVANASGVTPDAT; this is translated from the coding sequence ATGACGCGCCTGGTCGGGTTTTTGCGGGGGGTGGAGAATTTGCTTTTGGGAGTATGGGTCGGCGGACTCGTTTTTCTGGCGGCCTTCACCGCGCCGGTGGTTTTCAAGGCGTTCGAATCCCGGGCCATTGCCGGGTCGGTGGTGGCGGTCATCATCCAGAAATTTTCGCAGATGGAATACATTTTTGCACTTTTATTGTTCTTTGTCGCCATCGCGCTGCTTTTAGTCACGGAGAAAAATTGGGTGCGGACGTACAGTTCGATTGTTTTGGTGTTGATGTTTCTTTTCGCCACGCTGTATGCCAAGGTTTGGCGGCCGCAAATGAGCGCCTTGCGCGTGCAGGTTACAAACTTTGACATTCCAGCGGAACAGGATACGTCTCATGCGCGGCGGGAATTTGAAAAGCTGCACCGGCGGTATACGGCTTTGGTTTCGGTTAACCTGCTTTTGGGGATTTCGATTCTTCTTTTGAAGGGGTTTGAGACGGCGGGGAGGCGGAAGCAAGCCGTTGCGAATGCGTCAGGAGTAACTCCTGACGCGACTTAA